Proteins from a single region of Desulfovibrio sp. Huiquan2017:
- a CDS encoding MBL fold metallo-hydrolase: protein MYFKQITTPGLGCFSYVIGCPAAGEMVVVDPKRDVQDYLDISREEGMKIVHVIDTHVHADHVSGAQEIKSQTGCDVMVYETSPVSYDFTPLKEGQQLVVGNAKLEVLHTPGHTPDSLSLLVTDTTRGDEPWMLLTGDVLFVGDIGRPDLVGGAKLDEQVHNLWDSLYVKFAKFPDSLEVFPAHGAGSLCGRGMSSKPSSTLGFERRHNPMLGFGDFEAFRRAMSQNFPARPKSFTHIISTNASGAPLLERCPLDLAMNPYKFEEKMQDGAVVIDVRDAAAFAGYHIPGSLNIGFEPSLANWVGMTVEPDADILLVVDTRDDYERMRIELHRIGYDRIYGYLSGGIQAWVYSGRPVDSLAIDSAQVLQNIQAEGKPLSLIDVRTPAEWAGGHIPGARHIPLIDILDGKFDLDENAHHLLYCAAGYRANIAASYLQKHGYWDVRSLAGGYLAWSRAGFHTEK from the coding sequence ATGTACTTCAAACAGATCACCACCCCCGGACTCGGTTGCTTTTCCTACGTCATCGGCTGCCCCGCCGCCGGTGAAATGGTCGTCGTGGATCCCAAGCGGGACGTACAGGACTACCTGGACATCTCCCGCGAGGAAGGCATGAAAATCGTCCATGTCATCGACACCCACGTGCACGCGGACCACGTGTCTGGCGCGCAGGAGATCAAATCCCAGACCGGCTGCGACGTCATGGTCTACGAGACCTCGCCGGTGAGCTACGACTTCACCCCGCTCAAGGAAGGCCAGCAACTGGTCGTGGGCAACGCCAAGCTCGAAGTCCTGCATACCCCCGGGCATACCCCGGATTCCCTGTCCCTGCTGGTCACGGATACCACGCGGGGCGACGAGCCGTGGATGCTGCTGACCGGCGACGTGCTCTTCGTGGGCGACATCGGACGGCCCGACCTGGTGGGCGGCGCCAAGCTCGACGAACAGGTCCACAACTTGTGGGATTCCCTGTACGTGAAGTTCGCCAAGTTCCCCGACAGCCTGGAGGTCTTCCCGGCCCACGGCGCGGGTTCCCTGTGCGGGCGCGGCATGTCCTCGAAGCCAAGCTCCACATTGGGCTTCGAACGCCGCCATAACCCCATGCTCGGCTTCGGCGATTTCGAGGCGTTCCGCCGGGCCATGAGCCAGAACTTCCCGGCCCGGCCCAAGTCCTTCACCCACATCATCTCCACCAATGCCTCGGGAGCGCCCCTGCTGGAACGCTGCCCGCTCGACCTGGCCATGAACCCCTATAAGTTCGAGGAGAAGATGCAGGACGGCGCCGTGGTCATCGACGTGCGCGACGCTGCCGCCTTCGCCGGGTACCATATCCCCGGTTCCCTGAACATCGGCTTCGAGCCCAGCTTGGCCAATTGGGTGGGCATGACCGTGGAGCCCGATGCCGACATCCTCCTGGTGGTCGATACCCGCGACGACTACGAGCGCATGCGCATAGAGCTGCACCGCATCGGCTACGACCGCATCTACGGCTACCTGTCCGGCGGCATCCAGGCCTGGGTCTACTCCGGCCGCCCGGTGGATTCCCTGGCCATAGACTCGGCCCAGGTCCTCCAAAACATCCAGGCGGAAGGCAAGCCCCTCAGCCTGATCGACGTGCGCACCCCCGCCGAATGGGCGGGCGGGCACATTCCCGGGGCCAGGCACATCCCGCTCATCGACATCCTGGACGGCAAATTCGACCTCGACGAAAACGCCCACCACCTGCTCTACTGCG